The Micromonospora sp. M71_S20 genome has a window encoding:
- a CDS encoding DUF5318 domain-containing protein: MRTQRQVVDYSLRKRAVLRELLAGRVGTYDVCDASPYLKNAARFHGEPTDERCPICRSENLTHVHYIYGDELKQSAGQARTLAELPVLAMTVREFQVFVVEVCLGCDWNHLVEQYLLGRDGLTGTPEGGQDQDAVGGAAASGNGTGSRRRREAQR, encoded by the coding sequence ATGCGTACGCAGCGCCAGGTGGTCGACTACTCGCTCCGGAAGCGAGCGGTGCTGCGTGAGCTCCTCGCGGGCCGGGTCGGCACGTACGACGTCTGCGACGCCTCGCCCTACCTGAAGAACGCCGCCCGCTTCCACGGCGAGCCGACCGACGAGCGGTGTCCGATCTGCCGAAGCGAGAACCTGACCCACGTCCACTACATTTACGGCGACGAACTCAAGCAGTCCGCCGGGCAGGCCCGGACACTGGCCGAGTTGCCGGTGCTGGCGATGACGGTGCGTGAGTTCCAGGTCTTCGTGGTGGAGGTGTGCCTCGGCTGCGACTGGAACCATCTCGTCGAGCAGTACCTGCTCGGCCGGGACGGGCTGACCGGGACCCCGGAGGGCGGGCAGGATCAGGACGCGGTGGGCGGCGCGGCCGCCTCGGGCAACGGTACGGGCAGTCGACGGAGGCGAGAGGCGCAACGGTGA
- a CDS encoding PadR family transcriptional regulator, which yields MLELAILGLLQESPMHGYELRKELTAKLGAIRAAISYGSLYPTLRRLQAAGWITEAAEAPATVEEVPALTSRRGRVVYEITAEGKERFAQLIAQTGPETYDDTGFGVHFAFFARTDQATRLRILEGRRRKIEERREGLRDVLGRAAERLDAYTLELQRHGLDACEREVRWLEELIANERSGRAPTVPSTGTAGGRREDNSPPPPGESRKERP from the coding sequence GTGCTCGAGCTCGCCATCCTCGGCCTCCTGCAGGAGTCTCCGATGCACGGCTACGAGCTGCGCAAGGAGCTGACCGCCAAGCTCGGCGCGATCAGGGCGGCGATCAGCTACGGCTCGCTCTATCCCACGCTGCGCAGGTTGCAGGCGGCGGGCTGGATCACCGAGGCCGCGGAGGCACCCGCCACTGTCGAGGAGGTTCCCGCGCTGACCAGCCGACGGGGTCGGGTGGTCTACGAAATCACCGCGGAGGGCAAGGAACGCTTCGCTCAACTGATCGCACAGACCGGGCCGGAGACGTACGACGACACGGGTTTCGGCGTGCACTTCGCGTTCTTCGCCCGGACCGACCAGGCGACCCGACTCCGCATCCTGGAGGGTCGCCGGCGAAAGATCGAGGAACGCCGCGAGGGGCTTCGCGACGTGCTCGGCCGGGCGGCCGAGCGGCTCGACGCCTACACGCTGGAACTGCAGCGCCACGGCCTGGACGCCTGTGAGCGCGAGGTCCGCTGGCTGGAGGAGCTCATCGCCAACGAGCGCTCCGGCCGTGCCCCGACGGTCCCGTCAACCGGGACGGCCGGCGGCCGACGAGAAGACAACAGCCCGCCTCCGCCTGGAGAGTCCAGGAAAGAGCGGCCGTGA